The Saccharomyces paradoxus chromosome XV, complete sequence DNA window CATTAAATGAACTACAAGACAACCAGATTTGTCTATGCATGCTGTCGATATACCATTCTCTTccaaaataatagaaaaaaatatatatcttttgtttattctCCAAGACGATATAGGAAGTAAGGGGTTATTACATCTTGCGATATAAGAGACTTGTATActataagaaaaaagctCGTTTGAAAGGTATgcctttaatttttctgaaaaaaaaactctaGTAATTATATAAcgggaaaaaaaagttatttaCAAAATCCTGCACTATTAACTTTATATCATAAGTTCTTGGAAACGCCCTTATAGCTTTTCTTGAAGACCAAGATTGAATCTATTTTTTCCAGAGCTAATTCCAGCAAttcctttctcttttgcaATTCAATATGCCTTGAAATCTTTGGGTCTTCCTTAGCAAACATTTCTACTTGTTCATCTCCCAATAATGTTAATCTTCTGTCTAATTCTATTGGGaagttataaaaaaaatcgctCAGTAATTCAACGTTAAGGAATAAAACAGCTGTGGAAGTCAACTTGTCACTAACCGCAGATAGAAATACCTCTGGACAGCGGTCCTTCTCAATTGTTGAATGACATTTgcttttcaacatttttaatCTAAACGATAACACTTTGCACCTTTTATCTAGAAAAATAGCCTCTGAGCCTCTTTCCAATAGCAATTTCGACATACCAAGTGTCTCCTTTTGCAAATTTGATTCGTTTTCCAAATAGCCCATCACATTCGCTAATTTCTTACTCCCGACGGCATTTTTGATTGCTTGATACCTTGAGTTACATTGACGCAGTTCTTCCTTTATTAAATTAATAGAATGTTGACGAGCAAGACTCCAGtctctttcttccaaatcaaTTTCATACTTAAACGGTTTAATACAGTTTTCAACTTGATCAGCCGTTGAATAGTATTTACTGTTTAGTACGTTAATGGCTGTATTACTAACAAGGTCTTTGATTAGTTCATGATTTTTTAGTTGAGTAGACTCCAAAATATTGTCTAATTCCTTCAAAATGGCGTTGGTAGTAAGCATTGTAGATAGTCTACCAATACCCATTTTGGTCAACCCAGATGATGCTAGTTCCAGTTTTTTATGCCAATATAGCATATCAGTATCACTCTCCAGTTTAGAGGAAGATAGATCCGGGAGATTATCATCCTTCCAATACCGTGTGGCCAGAACGTCTAAAACTTTCTGATCCAATTCGGCTCTCAAAATCGATTTCAGTTCATTTctgtgaaatttttcttgaaattctttAATACCCAACTTTAGTACATCGatattattcaaaaggTATGATTTGGGAGTTAAATGCCTATCATTGAACTCAACTTTAAATAAATAGGAAGTATCATCTAGTTCCTGTTGAATAAGTGTAGAAGTCGGCTCTAGCGCATTTGACATagaaatttccaaaattttgatcaatttttctctcaatTTCTTAGTGGAAACTTGACAATTGGCAAAatactttttgttttctttaaaataagctttttcaaattgatgaGACATAATCTGTTTTAAACCATtggtattttcttctccCGCATTTTGACCGTGCTGGcctttggaaaatattccaCCTAATGACGAAGGTGTTTCACCGAAAAGACCTAAGTGTTTCCTGTTTACACTGCTTGGTGTCTTCGTAATCACCCCAACATAGCCCATACTAAGTGGgtatttcttattattcaaaatacttcttgctttttcaGGATCTACCAAATCCAGTTTGGTAATGACACCTATCGTTCTTAGACCTTTAGGATCTGCTGCTTTAGAAGCTTTCAAAGCAGAGCTATTAGCCAAGTCAACATCCGCAGCAGAGATTGCtaaaataatattaggtgcagtcaaatatttttcacaTAGGTCTCGGATTTTGGTTTTCAGTTCTATTGGCTGGTCTGCCGCTTCAACTTGTATATAACCGGGTAGATCGACCAATGACAAATCTGGAACACGGGATGATTTGATTGTCAATTGAATAGGTTCCTCAGAAACAGCCTCCGAAGTCGGAACAGCCATATTCAGTTCCATTAGCATTCTTTTCACCTCCTTAAAGTCTTTGATGTTGTATAAACGCATGCTTGGGAAATCAGCTGTTACATTATTCGAATTAGGGGTATTGACCAAAGTCAGCTCAATGGGCCTTCTTGTGACCATGTTGGAACCTTTTGGTAAGAATTCCTTTCCAACAATGGATTCTAGTACGGAAGACTTACCAGACGATTGCGAGCCAATCACGACAATTGACGGTAAAGTTAAATGTGCAGAAGAAGAGTCCACTTTATTTAAAATAGTTCTAATTTCAATCATTTGTTTGGTCAAGTTTAACATTTCGTCTTGTGTTGTATCCACAGCatcgttttcttcatcttcgtcgtcatcttcgtcatcatcatcactaGGGTCTTCTTGCTTTTTGCTTTCATCGTCGTCGAGTGATGTAGCGGCTATCAATGTGGCTGTCGGCACTGTACCATCGTTTCCACTGCCACCATTTTGAGATTCATCGCCAGAAAACATTTTATTAAACTTTTCCTTCATTGATTCGCCAAAGTCCTTGATTCGATCCAGTTTGTCCCTAGTGAAAGAGTTAGCTTCTTCCATCTTATAAGCTATGTAACTTCCTGCAGCAGCCATCCCGCCACCTACATATATGGGTAGCCGAATAATTTTAGAGATGATTCTGggaaaatttgatattgatCTCCTAGTAATCACAAAATGCAGAGTATTCGCATTTGTTGTTCCGTGAACAGTGCTTATGCGGCTGTGTAAGTGAACCAAGGGACTTTTGATATAAGGAGGGCCAAACAATATAGCCGGATGTGTAGCGAACCGTCTCCTCAGAATGAAAAGCCGTACTGGACTCGCGTTGATTTTTATTAATGCGCTATAATTTGCCACCTTTGGAATGGTCATTAATGGAGTAGAATTACTCATGCTTTCAGAGTACTATGGTGAATATATGAGGCTATATTATACGTATGAAGAGATCGGGATGccttaaaaataaaatggtTACTGCActacccaaaaaaaagacttCTTCGCTGTTTCCCCGTTAACTGGTGTTAACCTTCTTAGCTGCTTATGTATTGTATTATCTTACAATAAAACGCtactattttgtttttgatgGTCAAGGAAATATTAACAACTTGCATATTGATCACCGAATACGAACCGCTAAATGAGGGTTCATTCTATAGCAAACCCTTCATActcaaaattatttgaaattcaTTACATTAAGTCGACTCACTTTTTTAGGGCTTTCTATGGAAACAGCTTTAGAGGATAAAAGCCCCTCATATCACCCTTGAGAAGTCTTCTCGCAGTTAAACCTAGTTACAGTTCTTTTATTTACTGACACCTGTGTTAGAACTTTGTCGCAGCATGAAATACGCTGGATGAGAAGTACTTGCTATTAATGCTTGAAAAATGGTACGTTTATTGCCGTTAGTGAGCGTAAGAATAGTTTGCTTTGCGAGtctttttctgttattAACACATGATGTCAGTTATTGAGACCGAGATGGACATGCGTAATCGGATTTCAATATCGGCCGATGAGGCCATGCTTCAAACCTTCAACCGTGTCTGGGGGCACTTACTTATTGTAACCGGTACCCTGTGAAAATTCTCCGCGGATGCTGCCCCTTTTGGGACTGAAAACCTTTGTACGCACTTTCGTCTGATGTGAATTTTTACACGCGTTGaaaaatgtttcaaaaGAGATGCTGCGAAAAAAGACACATGTGGTACGCAGGAAAAAGTTTGTGAGACTTTTGGGCCTTAGCAGATTGACTTGTAGCCCTATTAGGTTTACCCAACAGTTGTTCTG harbors:
- the MGM1 gene encoding dynamin-related GTPase MGM1 (Mitochondrial GTPase, present in complex with Ugo1p and Fzo1p~similar to YOR211C), with product MSNSTPLMTIPKVANYSALIKINASPVRLFILRRRFATHPAILFGPPYIKSPLVHLHSRISTVHGTTNANTLHFVITRRSISNFPRIISKIIRLPIYVGGGMAAAGSYIAYKMEEANSFTRDKLDRIKDFGESMKEKFNKMFSGDESQNGGSGNDGTVPTATLIAATSLDDDESKKQEDPSDDDDEDDDEDEENDAVDTTQDEMLNLTKQMIEIRTILNKVDSSSAHLTLPSIVVIGSQSSGKSSVLESIVGKEFLPKGSNMVTRRPIELTLVNTPNSNNVTADFPSMRLYNIKDFKEVKRMLMELNMAVPTSEAVSEEPIQLTIKSSRVPDLSLVDLPGYIQVEAADQPIELKTKIRDLCEKYLTAPNIILAISAADVDLANSSALKASKAADPKGLRTIGVITKLDLVDPEKARSILNNKKYPLSMGYVGVITKTPSSVNRKHLGLFGETPSSLGGIFSKGQHGQNAGEENTNGLKQIMSHQFEKAYFKENKKYFANCQVSTKKLREKLIKILEISMSNALEPTSTLIQQELDDTSYLFKVEFNDRHLTPKSYLLNNIDVLKLGIKEFQEKFHRNELKSILRAELDQKVLDVLATRYWKDDNLPDLSSSKLESDTDMLYWHKKLELASSGLTKMGIGRLSTMLTTNAILKELDNILESTQLKNHELIKDLVSNTAINVLNSKYYSTADQVENCIKPFKYEIDLEERDWSLARQHSINLIKEELRQCNSRYQAIKNAVGSKKLANVMGYLENESNLQKETLGMSKLLLERGSEAIFLDKRCKVLSFRLKMLKSKCHSTIEKDRCPEVFLSAVSDKLTSTAVLFLNVELLSDFFYNFPIELDRRLTLLGDEQVEMFAKEDPKISRHIELQKRKELLELALEKIDSILVFKKSYKGVSKNL